A part of Cystobacter ferrugineus genomic DNA contains:
- a CDS encoding PAS domain-containing sensor histidine kinase encodes MPSLSPDPASGSRDRSGLPPEPPLPPEELLRASHQLLRKIVEIQSTLIRGGNPCEALRRMLAEVMAATGSTSGSLVEVLPASDGARGARCIASLPADARGDDAPSQETRELRARVEAFCASPESLPAESTGARCVLPLEVEGVRVGVVGLAGRPGGYDARLTDVLQPFLVACGALLLGERHEKQRSEAEKTLRQRQQASAENLRLVMDNMEDGVWVLDLDTHEIFTNHRWLGMLGYAQGELEPTLQTWLGLCHPDDATRYTESLAKRQRQDITAMEWEQRLRHRDGAWRWVMTRVTVVARDEQGRASRLVGTNVDITVRKHGEERLRALVDLLPDLVFRIAADGTYRDHYITHQTDLTIPRDRLIGFNLRQLPVAPVYIDKILQHLDRAIRKGSPEVVEYPMERPLGRMYYEMRLMRSAPDEVVAIVRNITERKQTEERLRQQEEELKRHRDSLEELVRNRSEKLLRATLELEEQQAQLIQTEKMASLGQMAAGVAHEINNPVSYVMSNLGSLDQYVSALRPLLAAQRELLSAHEAAPSAPVAPELIEHMRELWEQGDVDYLLEDMPELVEESLAGTRRIKEIVQSLRSFAREDSGEPQLVDVNEEMASTLKIVWNELKYKCEVKRDFGPLPPVSCHPTQISQVFTNLLVNAAQAIETRGEIRIRTRQEGGEVVVEIADTGKGMSPETLSKLFTPFFTTKPRGQGTGLGLSVSYGIITRHQGRIDVQSEPGKGSTFIIRLPAARSEARD; translated from the coding sequence ATGCCATCCCTCTCCCCAGACCCAGCTTCGGGCTCACGGGACCGGTCCGGTCTGCCGCCGGAGCCGCCCCTGCCCCCCGAGGAGTTGCTGCGCGCCAGCCACCAGTTGCTGCGCAAGATCGTGGAGATCCAATCCACCCTCATCCGCGGCGGCAATCCCTGCGAGGCGCTGCGACGGATGCTCGCGGAGGTGATGGCGGCCACGGGCAGCACCTCCGGGAGTCTCGTCGAGGTGCTGCCGGCCTCGGACGGCGCACGGGGGGCGCGGTGCATCGCCAGTCTTCCCGCGGACGCGCGGGGCGATGACGCCCCCAGCCAGGAGACGCGCGAGTTGCGCGCCCGTGTGGAAGCCTTCTGCGCGTCCCCCGAGTCCCTCCCGGCCGAGAGCACGGGCGCGCGGTGCGTGCTGCCCCTGGAGGTGGAGGGAGTCCGGGTGGGGGTGGTGGGCCTCGCCGGCCGGCCGGGTGGCTACGATGCCAGGCTCACCGACGTCCTCCAGCCCTTCCTCGTCGCCTGCGGCGCGCTGCTACTGGGGGAGCGTCACGAGAAGCAGCGCAGCGAGGCCGAGAAGACGCTGCGCCAGCGGCAACAGGCGAGCGCGGAGAACCTGCGCCTGGTGATGGACAACATGGAGGATGGTGTCTGGGTGCTGGACCTGGACACCCACGAGATCTTCACCAACCACCGCTGGCTGGGCATGCTCGGCTATGCCCAGGGTGAGCTGGAGCCGACCCTCCAGACGTGGCTGGGCCTGTGCCATCCCGACGACGCGACCCGCTACACCGAGTCGCTCGCGAAGCGTCAGCGGCAGGACATCACCGCCATGGAGTGGGAGCAGCGCCTGCGGCACCGGGATGGCGCGTGGCGCTGGGTGATGACCCGCGTCACCGTGGTGGCGCGTGACGAGCAGGGCCGTGCCTCGCGGCTGGTGGGCACCAACGTGGACATCACCGTGCGCAAACACGGGGAAGAGCGCCTGCGAGCCCTGGTGGACCTGCTGCCGGATCTCGTCTTCCGCATCGCCGCGGATGGCACCTACCGAGATCACTACATCACCCATCAGACGGATCTCACCATCCCCCGCGATCGCCTCATCGGCTTCAACCTGCGCCAGTTGCCCGTGGCGCCCGTGTACATCGACAAGATCCTGCAGCACCTGGACCGCGCCATCCGGAAAGGCTCCCCGGAGGTCGTCGAATACCCGATGGAGCGCCCCCTGGGCCGCATGTATTACGAGATGCGGCTGATGCGCAGCGCCCCGGATGAAGTCGTGGCCATCGTGCGCAACATCACCGAGCGCAAGCAGACCGAGGAGCGCCTGCGCCAGCAGGAGGAGGAACTGAAGCGCCACCGCGACAGCCTGGAGGAGCTGGTGCGCAACCGCAGCGAGAAGCTGCTGCGCGCCACCCTGGAGCTCGAGGAGCAGCAGGCCCAGCTCATCCAGACGGAGAAGATGGCCTCGCTCGGGCAGATGGCCGCGGGCGTCGCGCACGAAATCAACAACCCGGTGAGCTACGTGATGAGCAACCTGGGGTCGCTCGACCAGTACGTCTCCGCGCTCCGGCCCCTGCTGGCCGCCCAGCGCGAGCTGCTCTCCGCCCACGAGGCCGCGCCCTCCGCCCCGGTCGCCCCCGAACTCATCGAGCACATGCGCGAGCTGTGGGAGCAGGGAGACGTGGACTACCTGCTCGAGGACATGCCCGAGCTCGTCGAGGAGTCGCTGGCGGGCACGCGGCGCATCAAGGAGATCGTCCAGAGCCTGCGCTCGTTCGCGCGGGAGGACTCGGGCGAGCCGCAACTGGTGGACGTGAACGAGGAGATGGCCTCCACGCTGAAGATCGTGTGGAACGAGCTCAAGTACAAATGCGAGGTGAAGCGGGACTTCGGTCCGCTGCCGCCCGTGAGCTGCCATCCCACGCAGATCTCCCAGGTGTTCACCAACCTGCTCGTCAACGCGGCGCAGGCCATCGAGACGCGGGGGGAGATCCGCATCCGCACGCGGCAGGAGGGGGGCGAGGTGGTGGTGGAGATCGCCGACACGGGCAAGGGCATGAGTCCGGAGACGCTCTCCAAGCTCTTCACGCCCTTCTTCACCACGAAGCCGCGCGGACAGGGCACGGGCCTGGGGCTGTCGGTCAGCTACGGCATCATCACGCGCCACCAGGGCCGCATCGACGTGCAGAGCGAGCCCGGCAAGGGCAGCACCTTCATCATCCGGCTGCCCGCCGCGCGGAGTGAGGCCCGCGACTAA
- a CDS encoding PadR family transcriptional regulator yields MPTTEVELLQGTLDLLILKTLSLGPRHGAAVVRWLEQVTEGALVVEEGSLYPALHRLERKTWVSSEWGVSEHNRRVRFYALTPEGREQLLAQMEEFRRLVRLVTRVIAQSPGTAPR; encoded by the coding sequence ATGCCGACGACGGAAGTGGAGCTGCTGCAGGGGACGCTGGATCTCCTCATCCTCAAGACCTTGAGCCTGGGCCCCCGGCACGGCGCCGCCGTGGTGCGCTGGCTCGAACAGGTGACCGAGGGCGCGCTCGTGGTGGAGGAAGGCTCGCTGTACCCAGCGCTCCACCGCCTGGAGCGCAAGACGTGGGTCTCCTCGGAGTGGGGCGTCTCGGAGCACAACCGCCGCGTCCGCTTCTACGCCCTCACCCCCGAGGGCCGCGAGCAGCTCCTCGCTCAAATGGAGGAGTTCCGGCGCCTGGTGCGGCTCGTCACGCGGGTGATCGCCCAGTCGCCCGGGACCGCCCCGCGTTAG
- a CDS encoding class I SAM-dependent methyltransferase — MGTLLYLLLLALLLGAMLSIVVYSLRIGITPMPTTGKVRRQMLSLLSASQEGTLLELGSGWGNLAFALADHCPRASVVAYEWSPLPYAFSRLRLRLAPRPNLRMVRGDFFQASFTGATAVVCYVHREAMRRLATKLREELAPGALIISNTFALRGWTPSRTLVVQDLYRTRVYLYEVPARTEPGDSGGI; from the coding sequence ATGGGCACCCTCCTCTACCTGCTCCTGTTGGCCCTGCTGCTGGGGGCCATGCTGTCCATCGTCGTCTACTCACTGCGCATCGGCATCACCCCCATGCCCACCACGGGGAAGGTGCGCCGGCAGATGCTGTCCCTCCTCTCCGCGAGCCAGGAGGGCACGCTGCTGGAATTGGGCTCGGGCTGGGGGAACCTGGCCTTCGCGCTCGCGGACCACTGCCCCCGGGCGAGCGTGGTGGCCTACGAGTGGTCTCCCCTGCCGTATGCCTTCTCGCGCCTGCGCCTGCGCCTCGCGCCCCGTCCCAACCTGCGCATGGTGCGCGGGGACTTCTTCCAGGCCTCCTTCACGGGGGCCACGGCGGTGGTCTGCTATGTCCATCGCGAGGCCATGCGCCGCCTGGCGACGAAGCTGAGGGAAGAGCTCGCCCCCGGAGCCCTCATCATCAGCAACACCTTCGCGCTGCGCGGCTGGACGCCCTCGCGCACCCTGGTCGTCCAGGACCTGTACCGCACCCGCGTCTACCTCTACGAGGTGCCGGCACGGACGGAGCCGGGCGATTCCGGGGGAATTTAA
- a CDS encoding LuxR C-terminal-related transcriptional regulator, with amino-acid sequence MHERFGQDAWRMQVEALPAVGRTGVLRPVPACWYDLDLFRLLLRALCEYTGCGSGFVMGELGRFTVERELLGEQRWGLHLARPSFAVRNLELCWRRMFDVGRWDSQHEDGALELRLTEWEGTPALCDWIGGYVRRTLELFGWQVEGLEHSDGLSHDAATCAFRAEGHQRPEVARVHKLASRAEVLQAARVLEHCTRAEVLARFVVELSRAQLGCSGAQLWVMGEEGEGMRLLYSAGEWVRGGQRSCFLLETSGRKVGRIEVWHVQEQLEEASATLLDELMPFIAERLVGLLESRRAQLAVLRNEDDAFRQRLQAARHLWGLTARQADVVALAVQGQTNKEIAGALGCQKSTVELHMSHILKKCGADNRSMLAASFWTLC; translated from the coding sequence GTGCATGAGCGGTTCGGTCAAGACGCCTGGAGGATGCAGGTGGAGGCGTTGCCGGCGGTGGGCCGTACCGGCGTGCTGCGGCCAGTGCCCGCGTGCTGGTACGATCTGGACCTCTTCCGGCTGTTGCTCCGAGCGCTGTGCGAATACACCGGCTGCGGGAGTGGCTTCGTCATGGGAGAGCTGGGCCGCTTCACGGTGGAGCGGGAGCTGCTGGGAGAGCAGCGGTGGGGGCTCCACCTGGCGAGGCCGTCCTTCGCGGTGCGCAATCTGGAGCTGTGCTGGCGGCGCATGTTCGACGTGGGCCGGTGGGACTCGCAGCACGAGGACGGAGCGCTCGAGTTGCGGCTGACGGAGTGGGAGGGGACGCCGGCGCTATGTGATTGGATTGGCGGCTATGTCCGCCGGACGCTCGAGCTGTTCGGCTGGCAGGTGGAGGGGTTGGAGCACTCGGACGGGCTCTCGCATGACGCCGCCACCTGTGCCTTCCGGGCCGAGGGGCACCAGCGTCCCGAGGTGGCCCGGGTGCACAAGCTCGCCTCCCGGGCCGAGGTGCTCCAGGCGGCGCGCGTGCTTGAGCACTGCACGCGCGCGGAGGTGCTGGCGCGCTTCGTGGTGGAGTTGAGCCGGGCGCAGCTCGGTTGTAGTGGCGCGCAACTCTGGGTGATGGGGGAAGAGGGGGAGGGAATGCGGCTGCTGTACTCGGCCGGGGAGTGGGTGCGGGGCGGCCAGCGAAGCTGCTTCCTGCTGGAGACGAGCGGGCGCAAGGTGGGGCGTATCGAGGTGTGGCATGTGCAGGAGCAGCTCGAGGAGGCCTCGGCCACCCTGCTGGACGAGCTGATGCCGTTCATTGCCGAGAGACTGGTGGGTTTGCTGGAGTCACGCCGTGCGCAGTTGGCCGTGCTGCGCAACGAGGACGATGCCTTCCGCCAGCGGTTGCAGGCGGCCCGGCACCTGTGGGGGCTCACCGCGCGTCAGGCGGATGTCGTCGCGCTGGCGGTGCAGGGACAGACGAACAAGGAGATCGCCGGGGCACTCGGCTGCCAGAAGAGCACCGTGGAATTGCACATGTCTCACATCCTCAAGAAGTGTGGGGCGGACAACCGGAGCATGCTCGCGGCCAGCTTCTGGACGTTGTGCTGA
- a CDS encoding iron-containing redox enzyme family protein, with translation MMSEHRVDTGSEPSRAPGARDFIQQLEREVGGHRAIHHPYLRALASGELPDPVGALRDYAHQYYAYSINFQRYLTATISQLDSSEHRRALLANLLEEAHGVSPDEAELMRRHGIELEWVENVPHPVLYRRYLEALRMDEAWLRAHPFCDEAVQWSQLFLQCCSSLGAPVAVGAMGLGTELIVRRVYTPILEAIKTYMDVSPRDRVFFDLHQKIDDEHGEVLLRIAEELAEDPTKRALLRTGALMALNLRAGFYDSLLCRAREMPCVTRSGSSGFVDTTRNRDSLEPRPVEHALETLIHRQVGREGVAEAFSRSRGHPVYEVSLPSRSVSFSVGELAPGHATSNHRHAYESLIYVLEGSGWSIIEGQRVEWRAGDALYVPPWNWHQHVAGGEKALYLTGTNLPLLHQLGQTVLRQEQGPANH, from the coding sequence ATGATGAGCGAACACCGAGTGGACACCGGGTCCGAACCTTCTCGCGCTCCCGGCGCGCGGGATTTCATCCAGCAGCTCGAGCGGGAGGTGGGCGGGCACAGGGCAATCCATCATCCCTATCTGCGGGCGCTCGCGAGTGGCGAGTTGCCGGATCCGGTGGGCGCGCTACGGGATTACGCGCACCAGTACTACGCCTACAGCATCAACTTCCAAAGGTATCTGACGGCCACCATCTCGCAGCTCGACAGCTCGGAGCACCGGCGCGCGTTGCTGGCCAACCTGCTGGAGGAGGCGCATGGAGTGAGCCCGGACGAGGCGGAGTTGATGCGCCGCCACGGCATCGAGCTGGAGTGGGTGGAGAACGTGCCCCATCCGGTGCTCTACCGGCGCTACCTCGAGGCGCTGCGCATGGACGAGGCCTGGCTGCGGGCGCACCCCTTCTGCGACGAGGCCGTGCAATGGAGCCAGCTCTTCCTCCAGTGTTGCAGCTCGTTGGGGGCACCCGTCGCGGTGGGGGCGATGGGCCTTGGCACGGAGCTGATTGTCCGCCGCGTGTACACGCCCATCCTGGAGGCCATCAAGACATACATGGATGTGTCACCCAGGGACAGGGTGTTCTTCGATCTGCACCAGAAGATCGACGATGAGCACGGAGAGGTGTTGCTGCGCATCGCGGAGGAGCTGGCGGAAGACCCCACGAAGCGCGCGCTGCTGCGCACGGGCGCGTTGATGGCGCTCAACCTGCGGGCGGGCTTCTATGACAGTCTGCTGTGCCGCGCCCGGGAGATGCCGTGCGTCACCCGGAGCGGCTCGTCGGGCTTCGTGGACACCACGCGCAACCGGGACTCGCTGGAGCCGCGGCCGGTGGAGCACGCGCTGGAGACGCTCATCCACCGGCAGGTGGGACGCGAGGGCGTGGCGGAGGCGTTCAGCCGCTCGCGGGGGCACCCGGTGTACGAGGTGTCGCTGCCCTCGCGCTCGGTGAGCTTCAGTGTCGGGGAGCTGGCGCCCGGCCATGCGACGTCCAACCACCGCCACGCCTACGAGTCACTCATCTACGTGCTGGAGGGCTCGGGTTGGTCCATCATCGAGGGGCAGCGCGTGGAGTGGCGCGCGGGCGATGCGCTCTACGTCCCGCCCTGGAACTGGCACCAGCACGTCGCCGGCGGGGAGAAGGCGCTCTACCTCACGGGGACGAACCTGCCCCTGCTGCACCAGCTCGGCCAGACGGTGCTTCGTCAGGAGCAGGGGCCGGCCAATCACTGA
- a CDS encoding SDR family NAD(P)-dependent oxidoreductase, producing the protein MMGNDNLEGRRVVLTGGASGIGRVTAEAFLRAGSRVAIIDRDEEALRRVLEELGPGVSGFAADVSEPASLREAFVGVDRVLGGVDVLIANAGISVRRPFLECSPEEWRRVISVNLDGVFFCAREAAMRMMAGVGGVLLLMGSTNGLVGYPYYASYNASKAGVIELARSLAIELAPKVRVNAICPGYVMTPMQEREYTPAMLEQVNAKIPLRRHARPEEISELFLFLASDRARYIHGQALVIDGGELAGGLASSGVSSEGRT; encoded by the coding sequence ATGATGGGCAATGACAATCTGGAAGGCAGGCGTGTGGTGCTCACGGGCGGAGCCAGTGGCATTGGCCGGGTGACGGCCGAGGCGTTCCTCCGCGCGGGGAGCCGGGTGGCCATCATCGACCGTGACGAGGAGGCCCTGCGACGGGTGTTGGAGGAGCTGGGGCCTGGCGTGTCTGGCTTCGCCGCGGACGTGTCGGAGCCGGCCTCGCTCCGGGAGGCCTTCGTCGGAGTGGACCGGGTGCTGGGGGGCGTGGACGTGCTCATCGCCAACGCCGGCATCAGTGTGCGGCGTCCCTTCCTGGAGTGCTCCCCGGAGGAGTGGCGGCGGGTCATCTCCGTCAACCTGGACGGCGTCTTCTTCTGCGCGCGCGAGGCGGCCATGCGGATGATGGCGGGGGTGGGGGGCGTTCTTCTGCTGATGGGCTCCACCAACGGGCTCGTGGGCTACCCCTATTACGCCTCGTACAACGCCTCGAAGGCGGGTGTCATCGAGCTGGCGCGCTCGCTCGCCATCGAGCTGGCCCCGAAGGTGCGGGTGAACGCCATCTGCCCCGGCTACGTGATGACGCCGATGCAGGAGCGGGAGTACACGCCCGCGATGCTGGAGCAGGTGAACGCGAAGATTCCCCTCCGCCGCCACGCGCGTCCCGAGGAAATCTCCGAGCTCTTCCTCTTCCTCGCCTCGGACCGGGCCCGCTACATCCACGGGCAGGCGCTCGTCATCGACGGAGGCGAGCTGGCGGGCGGGCTGGCCAGCTCGGGGGTGAGCAGCGAGGGACGGACATGA
- a CDS encoding N-acetyltransferase codes for MPSFSALVRPFNIKPTLLPLSRGYRGACWAPPFALDASHKQAIYGALREVSTLAFGADMAPYWRDRSLDGYLDKLTRFYFIHGADDRIVGWTGYHRLMLAGQTCLYLDSTGVLPELQNTGIMTGLFSQFLLVELLRAGPRDLYVAMRTENPVVYQSFYKVAGEHNTFPSLSMPVPDKVQEMGRQLAAWLKQGDKLEAPSLRVKGAYDNLDALYGELPTCDDDNINRYFRQHLRPVDAFLVLARLSLPGTLFFLTTRKLGRALRGSRARAERKAA; via the coding sequence ATGCCCTCCTTTTCGGCACTCGTCCGTCCCTTCAACATCAAACCCACCCTTCTCCCGCTCTCGCGTGGCTACCGCGGAGCCTGCTGGGCACCGCCCTTCGCACTGGACGCCTCGCACAAGCAGGCCATCTACGGCGCGCTCCGCGAGGTCTCCACGCTCGCCTTCGGCGCCGACATGGCTCCCTACTGGCGCGACCGCTCCCTCGATGGCTACCTGGACAAGCTCACCCGCTTCTATTTCATCCACGGCGCGGATGACCGGATCGTCGGTTGGACGGGGTACCACCGGCTGATGCTGGCCGGGCAGACGTGCCTGTACCTGGACTCGACGGGAGTGCTCCCCGAGCTGCAGAACACCGGCATCATGACGGGGCTTTTCAGTCAGTTCCTCCTGGTGGAACTGCTGCGCGCGGGACCGCGGGACCTCTATGTCGCCATGCGCACGGAGAACCCCGTCGTCTACCAGTCCTTCTACAAGGTGGCGGGAGAGCACAACACCTTTCCCAGCCTCTCCATGCCGGTGCCGGACAAGGTCCAGGAGATGGGCCGCCAGCTCGCCGCGTGGCTCAAGCAGGGCGACAAGCTGGAGGCTCCGTCGCTGCGGGTGAAGGGCGCGTACGACAACCTGGACGCGCTCTATGGCGAACTGCCCACCTGCGACGACGACAACATCAACCGCTACTTCCGCCAACACCTGCGGCCCGTGGACGCCTTTCTCGTGCTGGCCCGGCTGTCGCTGCCGGGCACCCTGTTCTTCCTCACCACCAGGAAGCTGGGCAGGGCGCTGCGTGGGAGCCGCGCGCGGGCCGAGCGCAAGGCCGCCTGA
- a CDS encoding amidohydrolase family protein: protein MVSPGVVDAHCHAASRRFIPRSFVEGAIRNITVMHEALGVPVQPGRLVDRVLEALGDHGCDELVRQMDEAGVDWSVLLLPDFTYRLKDCELTIEEMFVEHRRILERHPGRFQVLAGVDPRWGRDGLALFERGLKEYGFRGLKLYPPCGYRADDRLLYPFYELCAAWNVPVLLHMGPTSSNLDFEPARPGFVDEPARLFPKVNFILAHAATAHVDECAMLCAFRPNVYADVSGFQESQGRGLSHLLRSAPAHKLLFGTDWPVFQEDARQSEHLESFLEVAREVLAGPRLRLVLRENAARLFRSR, encoded by the coding sequence GTGGTTTCGCCTGGAGTGGTGGATGCGCATTGTCATGCGGCCTCGCGGCGTTTCATTCCCCGCTCCTTCGTGGAGGGAGCCATCCGCAACATCACCGTGATGCATGAGGCACTGGGGGTGCCGGTCCAGCCTGGGCGTCTGGTGGACCGTGTCCTGGAGGCGCTGGGAGACCATGGCTGTGACGAACTGGTGCGCCAGATGGACGAGGCGGGCGTCGACTGGAGTGTCCTCCTGCTCCCGGACTTCACGTACCGCCTGAAGGACTGCGAGCTGACCATCGAGGAGATGTTCGTCGAACACCGGCGCATCCTCGAGCGGCACCCGGGCCGCTTCCAGGTCCTGGCGGGAGTGGATCCGCGGTGGGGACGCGACGGACTGGCGCTGTTCGAGCGCGGGCTGAAGGAGTACGGCTTCCGGGGTCTCAAGCTCTATCCCCCGTGCGGTTACCGGGCCGATGACCGTCTCCTGTACCCCTTCTATGAACTCTGCGCGGCCTGGAACGTCCCGGTGCTCCTGCACATGGGGCCGACCTCGTCCAACCTGGACTTCGAGCCCGCGCGCCCTGGCTTCGTCGATGAGCCCGCGCGCCTGTTTCCCAAGGTGAACTTCATCCTCGCCCACGCGGCGACGGCCCATGTCGACGAGTGCGCCATGCTGTGTGCCTTCCGCCCCAACGTCTACGCGGACGTGAGCGGGTTCCAGGAGAGCCAGGGCCGGGGGTTGAGCCACCTGCTGCGGAGCGCGCCGGCCCACAAGCTGCTCTTCGGAACGGACTGGCCCGTCTTCCAGGAGGATGCGCGCCAGTCCGAGCACCTCGAGTCCTTCCTGGAGGTGGCGCGCGAGGTTCTCGCGGGGCCCCGGTTGCGGCTCGTGCTGCGAGAGAACGCGGCCCGCCTGTTCCGGAGCCGCTGA
- a CDS encoding acyl carrier protein, whose translation MSVSAEDEELLAVIEETLPPDKARRVRPEAALRQLGIDSLNLVIIVGRFLERYPVPVEPLRERLGSVRTVGELLDLGRMARSEWRRGTGHV comes from the coding sequence ATGTCAGTGTCAGCCGAGGATGAGGAGTTGCTCGCCGTTATCGAGGAGACCTTGCCTCCGGACAAGGCCCGGCGCGTCCGTCCCGAGGCGGCGCTCCGCCAACTGGGAATCGACTCGTTGAATCTGGTGATCATCGTGGGCCGCTTCCTCGAGCGCTACCCGGTGCCGGTGGAGCCACTGCGGGAGCGGCTCGGCTCGGTCCGGACGGTCGGTGAGTTGTTGGATCTCGGCCGGATGGCCCGGTCGGAGTGGCGTCGCGGGACGGGCCATGTTTGA
- a CDS encoding AMP-binding protein, giving the protein MSHSFARFQQDVREKVSELRCRGLGESMRVGVLAANTYEWLVLDLALVSLRCEIVTLTAAQLEGDLERFAAEQELAALFILESGPPVSRFAHLGWVVAADAREPIPLRADGAPRAGPEWTVSFRVFSSGSTGTPRCISVPRSGLERVVDELRDTYAFDSSDTVLLFLPVSNLQQRFLVYSALWYGISFVLVEPLHLLPALKRTSPTVLLAPPLFFETIARRVTRSAPLRWLMRMVARLRPGSPLAGACRMALAPLRRRVLAELGGRMRLMITGMAPVARTTLELYAALELPLFEAYGMTECGIITCNTPQAARSGSVGRPAPGIRLELAPDGEIIVHREVPLTVGYVGLGPEANAETYLGGGRIATGDLGRFDGDGFLYLLGRKKNVLVLGDGRKLHPELIERELMGLPLIHQAALLPDGNMGLACVVHLSEPGRGGEETARGELARLVRELAGQELTRVVFTGEPFTPGNGLLTQNLKLNRRALRELLSPRGRTPAGRVEEAHHVSVSRG; this is encoded by the coding sequence GTGAGCCATTCCTTTGCTCGATTCCAGCAGGACGTGCGGGAGAAGGTGAGCGAGCTGCGTTGCCGCGGGCTCGGCGAGTCCATGCGTGTCGGCGTGCTCGCGGCCAACACCTACGAGTGGCTCGTCCTGGATCTCGCGCTGGTGTCGCTCCGCTGCGAGATCGTCACCCTCACGGCCGCGCAGCTCGAGGGAGATCTCGAGCGGTTCGCGGCGGAGCAGGAACTCGCCGCGCTGTTCATCTTGGAGAGCGGCCCGCCCGTCTCCCGCTTCGCCCACCTGGGGTGGGTCGTGGCCGCGGATGCCCGTGAGCCGATCCCCCTGCGGGCCGACGGCGCGCCGCGGGCCGGGCCGGAGTGGACTGTTTCCTTCCGTGTCTTCTCTTCGGGGAGCACCGGGACACCCCGGTGTATCTCCGTGCCCCGCTCCGGCCTCGAACGGGTGGTCGACGAGCTGCGGGACACGTATGCCTTCGACTCCTCCGACACCGTGCTGCTGTTCCTGCCGGTGTCCAATCTCCAGCAGCGCTTCCTCGTCTACTCGGCACTCTGGTACGGCATCTCGTTCGTCCTCGTCGAGCCGCTGCACCTGTTGCCCGCGCTGAAGCGGACGAGCCCCACCGTCCTCCTCGCGCCACCTTTGTTTTTCGAGACCATCGCCCGGAGGGTGACGCGATCCGCGCCGCTCCGGTGGTTGATGCGCATGGTGGCCCGGCTCCGGCCTGGGAGCCCCCTGGCCGGAGCATGCCGGATGGCGCTCGCACCGCTCCGGCGGAGGGTGCTCGCGGAGCTGGGCGGGAGGATGCGGTTGATGATCACCGGCATGGCGCCCGTCGCCCGGACGACGCTGGAGCTGTACGCGGCCCTCGAGCTGCCGCTGTTCGAGGCGTATGGGATGACGGAGTGTGGGATCATCACCTGCAACACGCCCCAGGCCGCGCGCTCCGGCAGTGTCGGGCGGCCCGCGCCCGGCATCCGGCTCGAGCTCGCCCCGGACGGGGAGATCATCGTTCACAGAGAGGTTCCACTCACCGTGGGCTATGTGGGCCTCGGGCCCGAGGCCAACGCGGAGACGTACCTGGGGGGCGGCCGGATCGCCACGGGCGATCTGGGCCGCTTCGACGGTGATGGCTTCCTCTACCTGCTGGGCCGCAAGAAGAACGTCCTCGTGCTCGGAGATGGCCGGAAGCTCCACCCGGAGTTGATCGAACGGGAGCTGATGGGCCTGCCGTTGATCCACCAGGCCGCCCTCCTGCCCGACGGCAACATGGGGCTGGCCTGTGTCGTCCATCTCTCGGAGCCGGGCAGGGGGGGCGAGGAGACGGCACGCGGGGAGTTGGCGCGGCTCGTCCGTGAGTTGGCGGGCCAGGAGCTGACGCGTGTCGTGTTCACCGGGGAGCCATTCACTCCTGGCAATGGCCTGCTCACCCAGAACCTCAAGCTCAACCGGCGGGCGCTCCGGGAACTGTTGTCACCGCGGGGGAGGACCCCCGCTGGAAGGGTGGAGGAAGCACACCATGTCAGTGTCAGCCGAGGATGA